The following are encoded together in the Humulus lupulus chromosome 5, drHumLupu1.1, whole genome shotgun sequence genome:
- the LOC133834302 gene encoding cyclic nucleotide-gated ion channel 1-like isoform X2: MNNFEGKALVALRSDYSKQYNNSNNSEDYHDHGRQEHSLNQILNPWVTDRLRWNKIFLASCVIGVCVDPLFLYIPIVNDDRKCLDRDHNIKIISLVLRSVTDFSYVLHLIFRLQSARTMSKALGQSIFTKFPWSYLLIDLLAIIPLPQVVVLLYFSKITGSSSLRARKFINLLLLLQYVPRILRVYLSAKALGRVFDSLTQRVWVRGAFFFSLYIIFGHVFGAFWYFYSIFRETACWHHACREYGPKECIPGPFDCSLGTLPIKNLTKLNQHCPVDPPNPEIFKFGIFSEAIESRIVGKTDFPKKFFRSFWWGLRNLSSFGQNLDTTSNVQENMFAITISTLGLLLFLYLIGNVQTYMQLETTKSEETRRKLSIKQPEIDYFLSNHDLPQDKKKAIERYLTRTIREDKDFDVKHLFSLLGEHAHHIETIAASVTKILDVKKKKVMNSTSEKKADLWLSKNEIPEDLKRIIKKYIGMRLQDGKDVDIDHILHILPLSQAMLLKKHMCFPMLKKRKVISFEKESHLI, encoded by the exons ATGAACAATTTTGAAGGCAAGGCTTTGGTAGCATTGAg GAGTGATTATTCGAAGCAGTATAATAATTCCAACAACTCTGAAGATTATCATGATCATGGAAGACAAGAACATTCACTAAACCAGATACTGAATCCATGGGTAACAGACCGTCTAAGATGGAATAAAATATTCTTGGCTTCATGTGTAATCGGAGTCTGCGTCGATCCATTGTTCCTCTACATTCCAATTGTGAACGATGACCGAAAATGTCTCGACAGAGACCACAATATAAAGATCATATCTCTTGTTTTGCGATCTGTTACCGATTTCTCTTATGTTTTACACTTGATTTTTCGGCTTCAGTCTGCACGAACCATGTCCAAGGCACTTGGTCAATCCATTTTCACAAAGTTTCCATGGTCTTATCTTTTAATAGATCTTTTAGCCATTATTCCACTCCCTCAG GTGGTAGTTTTATTGTACTTCTCCAAGATTACAGGATCAAGTTCTTTGAGAGCAAGAAAGTTCATCAACTTACTACTTCTTCTCCAATACGTGCCTCGAATTCTTCGTGTGTATTTATCAGCCAAAGCGTTAGGAAGAGTTTTTGACTCACTGACTCAACGTGTATGGGTCAGAGGCGCCTTCTTTTTTTCCCTCTACATTATTTTTGGTCAT GTGTTTGGAGCCTTTTGGTACTTCTATTCAATTTTTCGTGAGACAGCTTGCTGGCACCATGCCTGTAGAGAATATGGACCAAAAGAATGTATACCTGGTCCTTTCGACTGTAGTCTTGGCACTCTTCCCATTAAGAATTTGACAAAACTCAATCAGCACTGCCCAGTTGATCCGCCAAATCCAGAAATCTTCAAATTTGGAATATTTTCTGAAGCTATTGAGTCTCGTATAGTCGGCAAAACTGATTTTCCCAAAAAATTCTTTCGCAGTTTTTGGTGGGGTTTAAGAAATTTGAG TTCTTTTGGTCAAAACCTGGATACAACTAGCAATGTACAAGAAAACATGTTCGCCATTACTATTTCTACCTTGggtttacttttatttttatatctTATTGGAAATGTGCAG ACATACATGCAGTTGGAAACCACAAAATCAGAAGAGACAAGAAGAAAGTTAAGTATCAAGCAACCAGAAATAGATTATTTTCTATCAAACCATGACCTTCCACAGGATAAAAAGAAAGCCATCGAGAGATACCTAACCCGAACAATTAGAGAAGACAAAGATTTTGATGTCAAACATCTCTTTTCTCTACTTGGAGAGCATGCTCATCACATTGAG ACAATTGCAGCTTCGGTAACCAAAATATTGgacgtgaaaaaaaaaaaagtgatgaaCAGTACAAGTGAAAAAAAGGCAGACTTGTGGCTGTCAAAAAATGAAATTCCTGAGGATCTAAAGCGAATTATTAAGAAATACATTGGAATGAGATTGCAAGATGGAAAAGATGTGGACATCGACCATATTTTGCATATTCTTCCTTTGTCACAGGCAATGCTACTTAAGAAACACATGTGTTTCCCTATGTTAAAAAAA AGAAAAGTTATATCATTCGAAAAGGAGAGCCACTTGATATGA
- the LOC133834302 gene encoding cyclic nucleotide-gated ion channel 1-like isoform X1, which translates to MNNFEGKALVALRSDYSKQYNNSNNSEDYHDHGRQEHSLNQILNPWVTDRLRWNKIFLASCVIGVCVDPLFLYIPIVNDDRKCLDRDHNIKIISLVLRSVTDFSYVLHLIFRLQSARTMSKALGQSIFTKFPWSYLLIDLLAIIPLPQVVVLLYFSKITGSSSLRARKFINLLLLLQYVPRILRVYLSAKALGRVFDSLTQRVWVRGAFFFSLYIIFGHVFGAFWYFYSIFRETACWHHACREYGPKECIPGPFDCSLGTLPIKNLTKLNQHCPVDPPNPEIFKFGIFSEAIESRIVGKTDFPKKFFRSFWWGLRNLSSFGQNLDTTSNVQENMFAITISTLGLLLFLYLIGNVQTYMQLETTKSEETRRKLSIKQPEIDYFLSNHDLPQDKKKAIERYLTRTIREDKDFDVKHLFSLLGEHAHHIETIAASVTKILDVKKKKVMNSTSEKKADLWLSKNEIPEDLKRIIKKYIGMRLQDGKDVDIDHILHILPLSQAMLLKKHMCFPMLKKVPLFQNKDEHVYETLCKYLKPVTYSEKSYIIRKGEPLDMILFITQGVVWAFGNDTTPMSRLQKGDFYGNELIEWRLKSTSMDEFPISVANLKSHTNVEALALMANDLEHVLFNCWFKFSPSWSSLPEGLKPFAVGFLQQLMLRQVRRRRKKVKESQSGEVSVNML; encoded by the exons ATGAACAATTTTGAAGGCAAGGCTTTGGTAGCATTGAg GAGTGATTATTCGAAGCAGTATAATAATTCCAACAACTCTGAAGATTATCATGATCATGGAAGACAAGAACATTCACTAAACCAGATACTGAATCCATGGGTAACAGACCGTCTAAGATGGAATAAAATATTCTTGGCTTCATGTGTAATCGGAGTCTGCGTCGATCCATTGTTCCTCTACATTCCAATTGTGAACGATGACCGAAAATGTCTCGACAGAGACCACAATATAAAGATCATATCTCTTGTTTTGCGATCTGTTACCGATTTCTCTTATGTTTTACACTTGATTTTTCGGCTTCAGTCTGCACGAACCATGTCCAAGGCACTTGGTCAATCCATTTTCACAAAGTTTCCATGGTCTTATCTTTTAATAGATCTTTTAGCCATTATTCCACTCCCTCAG GTGGTAGTTTTATTGTACTTCTCCAAGATTACAGGATCAAGTTCTTTGAGAGCAAGAAAGTTCATCAACTTACTACTTCTTCTCCAATACGTGCCTCGAATTCTTCGTGTGTATTTATCAGCCAAAGCGTTAGGAAGAGTTTTTGACTCACTGACTCAACGTGTATGGGTCAGAGGCGCCTTCTTTTTTTCCCTCTACATTATTTTTGGTCAT GTGTTTGGAGCCTTTTGGTACTTCTATTCAATTTTTCGTGAGACAGCTTGCTGGCACCATGCCTGTAGAGAATATGGACCAAAAGAATGTATACCTGGTCCTTTCGACTGTAGTCTTGGCACTCTTCCCATTAAGAATTTGACAAAACTCAATCAGCACTGCCCAGTTGATCCGCCAAATCCAGAAATCTTCAAATTTGGAATATTTTCTGAAGCTATTGAGTCTCGTATAGTCGGCAAAACTGATTTTCCCAAAAAATTCTTTCGCAGTTTTTGGTGGGGTTTAAGAAATTTGAG TTCTTTTGGTCAAAACCTGGATACAACTAGCAATGTACAAGAAAACATGTTCGCCATTACTATTTCTACCTTGggtttacttttatttttatatctTATTGGAAATGTGCAG ACATACATGCAGTTGGAAACCACAAAATCAGAAGAGACAAGAAGAAAGTTAAGTATCAAGCAACCAGAAATAGATTATTTTCTATCAAACCATGACCTTCCACAGGATAAAAAGAAAGCCATCGAGAGATACCTAACCCGAACAATTAGAGAAGACAAAGATTTTGATGTCAAACATCTCTTTTCTCTACTTGGAGAGCATGCTCATCACATTGAG ACAATTGCAGCTTCGGTAACCAAAATATTGgacgtgaaaaaaaaaaaagtgatgaaCAGTACAAGTGAAAAAAAGGCAGACTTGTGGCTGTCAAAAAATGAAATTCCTGAGGATCTAAAGCGAATTATTAAGAAATACATTGGAATGAGATTGCAAGATGGAAAAGATGTGGACATCGACCATATTTTGCATATTCTTCCTTTGTCACAGGCAATGCTACTTAAGAAACACATGTGTTTCCCTATGTTAAAAAAA GTTCCATTATTTCAAAATAAGGATGAACATGTTTACGAAACATTATGCAAATATCTGAAACCAGTCACATATTCAGAGAAAAGTTATATCATTCGAAAAGGAGAGCCACTTGATATGATTCTCTTCATCACACAAGGTGTTGTGTGGGCATTTGGAAATGATACTACTCCCATGAGTCGACTTCAAAAAGGTGATTTCTATGGAAATGAACTCATAGAATGGCGATTAAAGTCAACATCCATGGATGAGTTTCCTATTTCGGTAGCTAATCTTAAATCCCACACCAATGTTGAAGCCCTTGCTCTTATGGCCAATGACTTGGAACATGTACTCTTCAATTGCTGGTTCAAGTTCTCCCCCTCCTGGTCATCTCTGCCTGAGGGCTTGAAGCCTTTTGCAGTTGGCTTTCTACAACAACTAATGTTGCGACAGGTTCGAAGGAGAAGGAAAAAAGTTAAGGAATCTCAGTCAGGAGAGGTATCAGTGAACATGCTTTGA